In Paracoccus fistulariae, a single window of DNA contains:
- a CDS encoding helix-turn-helix transcriptional regulator, whose translation MKDMQNDPVEEVPDLLADWISREQLARALDLTTDTLSRWEARRQGPPCTRIGRKIFYRRAAIQEWIRAQEQAHPVRKTRGRP comes from the coding sequence ATGAAGGACATGCAAAACGACCCAGTGGAGGAGGTCCCTGACCTTTTGGCCGACTGGATCAGCCGCGAGCAGTTGGCCCGCGCACTGGATTTGACCACAGACACTTTGTCGCGGTGGGAAGCCCGCCGTCAGGGTCCGCCCTGCACACGCATAGGTCGAAAGATCTTCTATCGCCGCGCCGCCATCCAGGAGTGGATCCGGGCGCAGGAACAGGCTCACCCGGTGCGCAAGACGCGGGGGCGGCCATGA
- a CDS encoding VRR-NUC domain-containing protein has protein sequence MKRRGTPEADLQRAVVQALRIALPRSAIIHHCANEVTEAGPRGAKRQAILVGMGVHAGFADLMVLCDGRVLFLELKAPKGRLRPEQEAFRDAVRAHGFGWALVRSLDEALGALADQGFTTRIAPAPRRPAP, from the coding sequence ATGAAACGCCGCGGCACCCCCGAGGCCGATTTGCAGCGTGCGGTCGTGCAGGCGCTGCGCATCGCCCTGCCCCGCAGCGCCATCATCCACCACTGCGCCAACGAGGTGACCGAGGCCGGGCCCCGCGGGGCGAAGCGCCAGGCGATCCTTGTCGGCATGGGCGTCCATGCCGGGTTCGCCGATCTGATGGTGCTCTGCGACGGCCGCGTCCTGTTCCTCGAACTGAAGGCTCCGAAGGGGCGATTGCGGCCGGAACAGGAGGCGTTCCGCGATGCGGTGCGGGCGCATGGGTTCGGCTGGGCGCTGGTGCGCAGTCTCGACGAGGCGCTGGGCGCGCTGGCCGATCAAGGCTTCACCACGCGTATCGCTCCTGCCCCGCGGAGGCCCGCGCCATGA
- a CDS encoding helix-turn-helix domain-containing protein produces MSHEATNWAIKQRGLKPTTKIVLWHLCDRFNPDYGCFPSQDRLAHDCEISRSTLNDHLGQLEAVGLLRRVPRLDPVTKRQLPTRYILGFEPGFTPVAVVPCPETGHGQDQDVESRDSTDVCDDDAMADALPCPDFGHGDEASPVSDFSAEPCPENPESRVRISDTNPVREPLSKPVKEEEGAQAREAISDEVFGNLIEALGLDPAALPGWWQGWPPRLHVQRWRDELGLTEAEIIATAEASRQEHPEPPDGPKALDRAMQRAAQRKVEDAGRKRRKAKTAPATKPITDLPAFYADLVNSDRYLPVSAISNTMRDAMLARGLVTPERLRERGVR; encoded by the coding sequence ATGAGTCACGAGGCCACCAACTGGGCCATCAAGCAGCGCGGATTGAAGCCGACGACCAAGATCGTGCTCTGGCACCTCTGCGACCGGTTCAACCCCGACTACGGCTGCTTCCCCTCACAGGACCGGCTGGCGCATGACTGCGAGATCAGCCGATCAACGCTGAACGATCACCTTGGCCAGCTGGAGGCCGTGGGTCTGCTGCGGCGGGTGCCGCGGCTGGACCCTGTGACCAAGCGCCAGCTGCCCACCCGCTACATCCTGGGGTTTGAGCCGGGCTTCACACCTGTGGCTGTGGTGCCGTGTCCGGAAACCGGACACGGACAGGATCAGGACGTAGAAAGCCGCGACAGTACCGATGTTTGTGACGATGACGCCATGGCCGATGCCTTGCCGTGTCCGGATTTCGGACACGGGGATGAGGCGAGTCCCGTGTCCGATTTTTCGGCCGAGCCGTGTCCGGAAAATCCCGAAAGCCGTGTCCGGATTTCGGACACTAACCCTGTAAGGGAACCTCTAAGTAAACCAGTAAAGGAGGAGGAGGGCGCGCAGGCGCGCGAGGCGATCTCCGATGAGGTCTTCGGGAACCTGATCGAGGCGCTGGGCCTCGACCCCGCCGCCCTGCCCGGCTGGTGGCAAGGCTGGCCGCCTCGGCTGCACGTCCAGCGCTGGCGCGATGAACTCGGACTGACCGAGGCGGAGATCATCGCCACGGCCGAGGCATCCCGCCAGGAGCATCCCGAACCGCCCGATGGGCCGAAAGCACTGGATCGCGCCATGCAGCGCGCCGCCCAGCGCAAGGTCGAGGATGCCGGGCGCAAGCGCCGGAAGGCGAAGACGGCCCCGGCCACGAAGCCGATCACCGACCTCCCCGCCTTCTACGCCGATCTGGTCAACTCCGACCGCTATCTGCCGGTCAGCGCGATCAGCAACACCATGCGCGATGCGATGCTGGCGAGGGGGCTGGTCACGCCCGAACGCCTGCGCGAGCGCGGGGTGCGGTGA
- a CDS encoding DNA methyltransferase gives MSLHPGTGRYNPAGNSDFTRKAEALALGIAKALPNHWPTPAAQNWKGSSEASITRTDGKSRMDLLHYRAEQGFTRPAPATSPDGPRSSPHAPISRPLWASMIALHGRAVSRRILRGRSRRRLNPLFVGWLMGWPIGHALCACSVTEFTLWQQHMRGALSQLPMASGPWIWRPMDAAQRPAQMDFLEGLQP, from the coding sequence ATGAGCCTGCACCCCGGCACCGGCCGCTACAACCCGGCCGGGAACAGCGACTTCACCCGGAAGGCGGAAGCGCTGGCGCTGGGCATCGCGAAAGCCCTGCCGAACCACTGGCCGACCCCGGCGGCGCAAAACTGGAAAGGGTCGAGCGAGGCGAGCATCACCCGCACCGACGGCAAGTCCCGGATGGACCTGCTGCACTACCGGGCGGAGCAGGGCTTCACCCGCCCGGCCCCGGCGACCTCGCCGGATGGGCCGCGGTCCTCGCCGCACGCCCCGATCTCGCGCCCGCTCTGGGCTTCGATGATTGCCTTGCATGGGCGCGCCGTCTCGCGGCGGATCCTGAGGGGCCGGTCGCGGCGGCGGCTGAACCCGCTCTTCGTCGGATGGCTGATGGGCTGGCCCATCGGGCACGCGCTCTGCGCCTGCTCGGTAACGGAGTTCACCCTCTGGCAGCAGCACATGCGTGGCGCTCTCTCGCAGCTGCCCATGGCCTCGGGCCCGTGGATCTGGCGGCCGATGGATGCAGCCCAGCGCCCGGCACAGATGGATTTCCTTGAAGGATTGCAGCCATGA
- a CDS encoding type I restriction-modification system subunit M, with protein MASIDNGSDLGIEAALFKAADKLRGNMEPSDYKHVALGLIFLKHISDGFEMKRQALLTEYPEGAEDPDEYLADNIFWVPPEARWSHLQASAKQPNIGKLIDEAMIAIEKVNPSLKGVLPKDYGRPALNAVMLGELIDLISGIALGEGKDKARDLLGRVYEYFLGQFAGSEGKRGGEFYTPRSVVRTMVEMLEPYKGRVYDPCCGSGGMFVQSEKFVEAHGGRLGDIAIYGQESNYTTWRLCKMNLAVRGIDADIRWNSEGTFHKNELPDLRADVILANPPFNISDWGGERLREDARWKYGIPPAGNANFAWLQHILHHLSPTGTAGVVLANGSMSSTQSGEGEMRRAMIEGEVVDCMIALPGQLFYSTQIPACLWFLAKDKSNGIARDRKLRDRRGEVLFIDARKLGFMVDRTRKEFSDTDIARIADTYHAWRLGEGYADVPGFCKSASLEEIRSHGHVLTPGRYVGAEAAEEDETPFAERFAALQEQLEAQFAEAAELTETIRARLAGIGL; from the coding sequence ATGGCATCAATCGACAACGGCTCGGACCTCGGCATTGAAGCCGCCCTCTTTAAAGCCGCGGACAAGCTGCGTGGCAACATGGAGCCGTCCGATTACAAGCACGTCGCCCTTGGTCTGATCTTCCTCAAGCACATCTCGGACGGGTTCGAGATGAAACGCCAGGCGCTGCTGACCGAATACCCCGAGGGCGCCGAGGATCCCGACGAATACCTCGCCGACAACATCTTCTGGGTGCCGCCCGAGGCGCGCTGGTCGCATCTGCAGGCCAGCGCCAAGCAACCCAACATCGGCAAGTTGATCGACGAGGCGATGATCGCCATCGAAAAGGTCAACCCCTCGCTCAAGGGCGTTCTGCCCAAGGACTACGGCCGCCCGGCCCTCAACGCCGTCATGCTGGGCGAACTCATCGACCTGATCTCCGGCATCGCGCTGGGCGAGGGAAAGGACAAGGCGCGCGACCTCTTGGGCCGGGTCTACGAATATTTCCTCGGCCAGTTCGCGGGCAGCGAGGGCAAGCGCGGGGGTGAGTTCTACACCCCCCGCTCGGTCGTGCGCACCATGGTTGAGATGCTGGAACCCTACAAAGGCCGCGTCTATGACCCCTGCTGCGGATCGGGCGGCATGTTCGTGCAATCGGAAAAGTTCGTCGAGGCGCACGGCGGTCGTCTGGGCGACATCGCCATCTACGGGCAGGAATCGAACTATACCACGTGGCGGCTGTGCAAGATGAACCTCGCCGTGCGCGGCATCGACGCCGACATCCGCTGGAACTCCGAGGGCACCTTCCATAAGAACGAACTGCCTGACCTGCGCGCCGATGTGATCCTCGCCAACCCGCCCTTCAACATCTCGGACTGGGGCGGCGAGCGGCTGCGTGAGGATGCGCGCTGGAAATATGGCATCCCGCCCGCGGGCAACGCCAACTTCGCCTGGCTGCAGCACATCCTGCATCACCTGTCCCCCACCGGCACGGCGGGGGTGGTGCTGGCGAATGGCTCAATGTCCTCCACCCAGTCGGGCGAGGGCGAGATGCGCCGCGCCATGATCGAGGGCGAGGTCGTGGATTGCATGATCGCCCTGCCGGGGCAGCTGTTCTATTCCACCCAGATCCCGGCCTGCCTGTGGTTTCTGGCGAAGGACAAGTCGAACGGCATCGCGCGGGACCGCAAACTGCGCGACCGGCGCGGCGAGGTGCTGTTCATCGACGCCCGCAAGCTGGGCTTCATGGTGGACCGCACGCGGAAAGAGTTTTCCGATACCGACATCGCCCGCATCGCGGACACCTACCACGCCTGGCGGCTGGGCGAGGGCTATGCCGACGTGCCGGGCTTCTGCAAATCGGCGAGCCTTGAGGAAATCCGGTCCCACGGCCACGTCCTGACCCCGGGCCGCTATGTGGGGGCCGAGGCGGCGGAGGAGGACGAAACGCCCTTTGCCGAACGGTTCGCCGCGCTTCAGGAGCAACTGGAGGCGCAGTTTGCCGAGGCCGCCGAATTGACGGAGACGATCCGGGCGCGGCTGGCGGGGATTGGGCTTTGA
- a CDS encoding restriction endonuclease subunit S — MREGWHKATIGTLISSGAIQVHKDGNHGANYPRVDDFGTDGLPFLTAKSISDWTIDYQGAPRLSREKAKTFKFGFVEGGDVLLSHNATVGRVAIVPEGQETAVIGTSLTQFRVDRSRILPEFLALYFSSREFQEQLSFVMAQTTRNQVPITEQRKLPIQLPELGAQQAIVDVAFGLIDKIELNRKMNATLEAMARALFRDWFVDFGPTRAKMEGRPPYISPDLWSLFPNRLDAEGKPEGWEVRSVYDFANVVYGAPFASKQFNTDSAGIPLIRIRDLATHEPGVWTEEVHPKGHLIEPGDIVVGMDGEFRLHVWKGAPAWLNQRVCHFEPRPGVPTAFLAEALIEPLAFFERGKVGTTVIHLGKGDIDTFRLLHPGTELLSAFGEIARSLIDATVKNATESRTLAQTRDLLLPRLMSGELRVADINSEEAEHA; from the coding sequence TTGAGGGAGGGGTGGCATAAGGCTACGATCGGCACGCTGATTAGCTCAGGTGCGATTCAGGTCCACAAAGACGGCAATCATGGCGCAAACTACCCGCGCGTAGATGATTTTGGCACTGATGGTCTGCCGTTCCTAACGGCCAAATCCATCTCGGATTGGACCATAGACTATCAAGGTGCTCCACGCCTTTCTCGCGAAAAGGCAAAAACCTTCAAGTTCGGCTTTGTCGAAGGTGGAGATGTACTGCTTTCTCATAACGCCACCGTTGGAAGAGTAGCCATTGTCCCAGAAGGTCAAGAGACAGCGGTTATCGGGACATCGCTCACCCAGTTCCGGGTTGACCGCTCAAGAATACTCCCTGAGTTTCTCGCGCTCTATTTTTCGAGCCGAGAATTTCAGGAACAGCTTAGCTTTGTGATGGCGCAGACGACAAGAAACCAAGTGCCCATCACGGAGCAACGCAAGCTGCCTATTCAGCTACCTGAACTTGGCGCTCAGCAAGCGATCGTTGATGTCGCCTTTGGGCTCATCGACAAGATCGAGTTGAACCGGAAGATGAACGCCACGCTCGAGGCCATGGCGCGGGCGCTGTTCCGCGACTGGTTCGTCGATTTCGGCCCCACCCGCGCCAAGATGGAAGGCCGCCCCCCCTACATCTCCCCCGATCTCTGGTCGCTCTTCCCAAACCGCCTCGACGCCGAGGGCAAGCCGGAGGGGTGGGAGGTGCGCTCGGTCTATGACTTCGCCAACGTCGTTTACGGCGCCCCTTTTGCGTCGAAGCAGTTCAACACAGATAGCGCTGGAATTCCGCTGATCCGTATCAGGGACCTCGCCACCCACGAACCCGGTGTGTGGACAGAAGAGGTTCACCCCAAAGGCCATCTGATCGAACCCGGAGATATTGTGGTCGGCATGGACGGCGAGTTTCGTTTGCACGTCTGGAAAGGCGCGCCCGCTTGGCTGAACCAGCGCGTATGCCATTTTGAACCGCGGCCCGGTGTTCCGACAGCATTCTTGGCCGAAGCCCTGATCGAACCTCTCGCGTTTTTCGAACGTGGCAAAGTCGGCACGACGGTTATCCATCTCGGCAAGGGCGACATCGACACCTTCCGGCTGCTTCACCCGGGAACGGAACTGCTATCTGCATTCGGCGAGATCGCCCGGTCGTTGATCGATGCAACAGTGAAGAACGCAACCGAATCCCGCACCCTCGCCCAGACCCGTGACCTCCTCCTGCCGCGCCTGATGTCGGGGGAGTTGCGGGTGGCCGACATCAATTCCGAAGAGGCGGAACACGCATGA
- a CDS encoding abortive infection family protein — MSSDWYPGIEQFCDHWKHAPMLQQTFETLKQTFADGNDACIDASKSLVECACRVIIETLDDPVNPIKDWKNSPIKGESPSFNNWVSAGLMLLEIQSVRDDPFSKVISRHFDLVDALGKFRDKAGPVSHGKEGFAKKLSAHHRRAAVLAADALVTFLHEAYLERESDPGTTLEPYERFPNSNALIDFHVEAEAASSEDGWLDVTLRLPGGETLDLTVEPSRLLFGVDREAYKYVLGLCRDASLPPVTDDEEAA, encoded by the coding sequence ATGAGTAGCGATTGGTATCCGGGCATCGAGCAGTTCTGCGACCATTGGAAACATGCCCCGATGCTCCAACAGACATTTGAAACGCTGAAACAGACCTTTGCCGATGGCAATGATGCATGCATTGACGCTTCAAAAAGCCTTGTCGAATGTGCTTGCCGTGTCATCATCGAGACCCTGGATGATCCCGTGAACCCAATCAAGGATTGGAAAAACAGCCCAATCAAAGGTGAGAGCCCAAGCTTTAACAATTGGGTGTCGGCTGGCCTTATGCTGCTGGAAATCCAATCAGTCCGCGATGATCCATTCAGCAAGGTGATTTCAAGGCATTTCGATCTGGTGGACGCCTTGGGAAAGTTCCGGGACAAAGCAGGACCAGTAAGCCACGGCAAAGAAGGCTTCGCAAAAAAACTTTCAGCCCACCACCGCCGGGCAGCAGTGCTTGCCGCTGATGCGCTCGTGACGTTCCTGCATGAGGCTTATCTCGAGCGCGAATCCGATCCAGGCACTACGCTTGAGCCTTACGAACGTTTCCCCAACTCGAATGCCCTCATCGATTTTCACGTCGAGGCTGAGGCTGCCAGCAGTGAGGATGGGTGGCTGGATGTAACCCTGCGACTGCCGGGGGGAGAAACGCTGGACCTCACGGTAGAGCCCTCCCGCCTGCTTTTTGGCGTCGATCGTGAAGCCTACAAATATGTGCTGGGTTTGTGCCGTGATGCTTCGCTGCCTCCCGTGACAGACGATGAGGAGGCGGCCTGA
- a CDS encoding type I restriction endonuclease subunit R: MATLTEAEVEAVLLDQLGALGYVCLNDSVSGPDGHTPERDAYSDTILAGRLREAMARLNPQIPEDAREDALRRVVASDRPSLIEENRRLHRFMIEGVPVEYRAEDGTIRGDAVRLVDPEDALNDWLAIAQFTVIENGNNRRPDVVVFLNGLPVGVIEVKKPGAETATLGAAFNQLQTYKAQIPSLFRANAVLVTTDGVQARIGSLTADLERFMPWRTTDGAGVAPKGAPEMSVLIDGVFARPRLLSLMQDFTVFGDAPSGIAKIIAGYHQFHAVKRAVASTVEASRSGGDRKVGVIWHTQGSGKSLLMAFYAGQLVREPAMENPTIVVITDRNDLDDQLFGTFSMCRDLIRQTPVQADSREDLQKALSRASGGVVFTTIQKFAPEKGEAYPLLTDRRNVVVIADEAHRSQYGFKARIEKSGEIAYGFAKHLRDALPNASFIGFTGTPIEQDDVNTPAVFGHYIDVYDISRAVEDGATVPIYYESRLARIELPDAEKPKVDAEIEELTEDEAVSEQERLKRKWSTVEALVGAEKRLRMVAEDLVAHFEARVQAMDGKAMVVCMSRRICVDLYNQIVALRPDWHSEDDNAGLVKIVMTGSASDPEAWQPHIGGKARRDLLAKRAKDPKDPLKLVIVRDMWLTGFDSPAMHTMYIDKPMRGHGLMQAIARVNRVFRDKPAGLIVDYIGIAQNLKSALGQYSKSDQEQAGIDEAEAVAALLERLDVVRAMFHGFDYAHGLTGTPHQRLVALAEALNWILAKQDEAAQRETDKEAKKAAHRRYQDAVLALSKAFALCSASDTAREVRDEVGFFQTVRAAMIKASGTSGRSVVDRDLAIRQIVNGAVASTEIVDILSAAGLSSPDISILSDEFLAEVGQMEKKNLALEALKKLLNDEIRSRSRSNVIETRKFSERLEEAIARYHTNAISTVEVLQELIALAKDVRDARSRGEESGLTPEEVAFYDALADNQSAVDVLGNDQLKIIAHELLKGLKANVSIDWAHRDSARARLRVLVKRILRKFGYPPDLEDAAVRGVLAQAEAMLSEMSGS, from the coding sequence ATGGCGACCCTGACCGAAGCGGAAGTCGAAGCCGTCCTGCTCGATCAGTTGGGCGCGCTGGGCTATGTTTGCCTGAACGATTCGGTTTCGGGCCCAGACGGCCATACACCCGAGCGCGACGCATACTCCGACACGATCCTTGCCGGGCGCCTCCGCGAGGCAATGGCGCGGCTGAACCCGCAAATTCCCGAGGATGCGCGTGAGGATGCGTTGCGGCGCGTGGTGGCCAGCGACCGCCCCTCGCTGATCGAGGAGAACCGTCGCCTGCATCGGTTCATGATCGAGGGCGTTCCGGTGGAATATCGGGCCGAGGATGGCACGATCCGCGGCGATGCCGTGCGGCTGGTGGACCCTGAGGATGCGCTGAACGACTGGCTGGCCATCGCGCAGTTCACTGTGATCGAGAACGGCAACAACCGGCGCCCGGATGTGGTGGTGTTCCTGAACGGTCTGCCGGTGGGTGTGATCGAGGTGAAGAAGCCAGGGGCCGAGACCGCCACGCTGGGCGCAGCGTTCAACCAACTGCAGACCTACAAAGCGCAGATCCCATCGCTCTTCCGGGCCAATGCCGTGCTTGTCACGACCGATGGCGTGCAGGCGCGCATCGGCTCCCTGACCGCCGATCTGGAACGTTTCATGCCCTGGCGCACCACTGATGGCGCTGGTGTTGCGCCCAAGGGCGCGCCGGAAATGTCGGTGCTGATCGACGGGGTCTTCGCGCGGCCGCGCCTCTTGTCGCTGATGCAGGATTTCACAGTCTTTGGAGACGCGCCCAGTGGCATTGCCAAGATCATCGCGGGTTATCATCAGTTCCACGCCGTGAAGCGGGCCGTGGCCAGCACGGTGGAAGCCAGCCGTTCCGGGGGCGACCGCAAAGTGGGGGTGATCTGGCACACGCAGGGATCGGGCAAGAGCCTGCTCATGGCCTTTTACGCGGGCCAGCTGGTGCGTGAACCCGCGATGGAAAACCCGACCATCGTGGTGATCACCGACCGCAACGACCTTGACGACCAGTTGTTCGGCACCTTCTCCATGTGCCGTGACCTGATCCGCCAGACCCCGGTGCAGGCCGACAGCCGCGAGGATCTGCAAAAGGCGCTGTCGCGCGCCTCGGGCGGGGTGGTGTTCACCACGATCCAGAAATTCGCGCCGGAGAAGGGCGAGGCCTATCCGCTGCTGACCGACCGCCGCAATGTGGTCGTCATCGCGGACGAGGCGCACCGTAGCCAGTATGGGTTCAAGGCCCGGATCGAGAAATCCGGTGAAATCGCCTATGGCTTCGCCAAGCACCTGCGCGACGCTCTGCCCAATGCATCCTTTATCGGCTTCACCGGCACGCCGATCGAACAGGACGATGTGAACACCCCTGCTGTGTTCGGCCATTACATCGACGTCTATGATATCAGCCGCGCCGTCGAGGACGGGGCGACCGTCCCGATCTATTACGAAAGCCGGTTGGCGCGCATCGAACTGCCCGACGCTGAAAAACCGAAGGTTGATGCCGAAATCGAGGAACTGACCGAGGACGAAGCCGTCAGCGAACAGGAACGCCTGAAGCGGAAATGGTCGACAGTCGAGGCGCTTGTCGGAGCGGAAAAGCGGTTGCGCATGGTGGCCGAGGATCTTGTCGCCCATTTCGAGGCGCGAGTGCAGGCGATGGACGGCAAGGCCATGGTGGTCTGCATGAGCCGCCGCATCTGCGTCGACCTCTACAACCAGATCGTCGCACTGCGGCCCGACTGGCATTCCGAGGACGACAATGCCGGGCTGGTGAAGATCGTGATGACCGGCTCAGCCTCGGATCCTGAAGCCTGGCAACCCCATATTGGCGGGAAGGCCCGGCGCGACTTGCTTGCCAAGCGGGCTAAGGATCCGAAGGACCCCCTGAAGCTGGTGATCGTGCGGGACATGTGGCTGACCGGCTTCGACAGTCCCGCCATGCACACGATGTACATCGACAAGCCGATGCGGGGCCACGGGCTGATGCAGGCCATCGCCCGGGTGAACCGAGTCTTTCGCGACAAGCCCGCGGGGCTGATCGTCGACTATATCGGCATCGCCCAGAACCTGAAGTCCGCGCTGGGCCAGTATTCCAAGTCCGACCAGGAACAGGCAGGGATCGACGAGGCCGAAGCTGTCGCCGCCCTTCTGGAACGACTAGACGTCGTGCGCGCCATGTTCCACGGCTTCGATTATGCACATGGGCTGACCGGCACCCCGCACCAACGGCTTGTCGCCTTGGCAGAGGCACTGAACTGGATCTTGGCCAAACAGGACGAAGCTGCCCAGCGCGAAACCGACAAAGAAGCCAAGAAGGCGGCGCACCGCAGATATCAGGATGCGGTGCTGGCACTCTCGAAAGCATTCGCTCTCTGCTCGGCAAGCGACACCGCGCGCGAGGTTCGCGACGAAGTGGGCTTCTTCCAGACCGTCCGAGCGGCGATGATCAAGGCTTCCGGCACCTCCGGCCGTTCGGTCGTCGATCGTGATCTGGCCATCCGCCAGATCGTCAACGGTGCCGTCGCCTCGACCGAAATCGTCGACATCCTGTCCGCGGCGGGGCTGTCGTCACCCGACATCTCCATTCTGTCGGATGAGTTCCTTGCCGAAGTCGGGCAGATGGAGAAGAAGAACCTCGCCCTCGAAGCACTGAAGAAACTCCTGAACGACGAGATCCGGTCGCGCAGCCGGTCGAATGTGATCGAGACCCGCAAGTTCTCGGAACGGCTGGAAGAAGCCATCGCGCGCTACCACACCAATGCCATCAGCACGGTCGAGGTGCTGCAGGAACTCATTGCCCTGGCCAAGGACGTGCGAGACGCCCGCAGCCGAGGAGAGGAATCCGGGCTGACACCCGAGGAAGTCGCGTTCTACGACGCGCTGGCTGACAACCAGAGTGCAGTTGACGTGCTCGGCAACGACCAGCTGAAAATCATAGCCCATGAACTGCTGAAGGGACTCAAGGCCAACGTCAGCATTGACTGGGCGCACCGCGACAGCGCTAGGGCGAGACTGCGGGTGCTCGTGAAGCGCATCTTAAGGAAATTTGGTTATCCGCCAGACCTCGAGGATGCCGCAGTGCGCGGTGTCCTAGCGCAGGCCGAGGCGATGCTGTCGGAAATGTCGGGGTCATAG
- a CDS encoding site-specific DNA-methyltransferase, translated as MDLVFAPSQIETWPIARLRPYARNAKMHGDDQVAKIAASMAKFGWTVPCMVADDGELIAGHGRVLAATMLGLTEVPVIRLSHLDEAERRAYRIADNKLTELGEWDEAMLRDEIAGLLAEVFDLTLLGISDDDLDALLRDPEALGGDGPVEGEDDVPEMPVTPVSLPGDLWQLGAHRLICGDSTAADVVGRLLGDVRPQLMVTDPPYGVEYDPSWRNAAGAAKTKRTGKVLNDDRADWREAWALFPGDVAYVWHGALHAGTVADSLTAAGFAIRSQIIWAKDRLVLSRGDYHWQHEPCWYAVRAKGKGHWAGDRKQTTLWQIANRDQDADTVHGTQKPVECMRRPILNNSSPGQAVYEPFMGSGTTLIAAETTGRVCFGVELNPAYVDVAIERWQSFTGHEAVLAETGETYAALKSRRLAA; from the coding sequence ATGGACCTCGTCTTCGCGCCGAGCCAGATCGAAACCTGGCCGATTGCCCGGCTGCGCCCCTATGCCCGCAATGCCAAGATGCATGGCGACGACCAGGTGGCGAAGATCGCCGCCAGCATGGCCAAGTTCGGCTGGACCGTGCCCTGCATGGTGGCCGACGACGGCGAGCTGATCGCGGGCCATGGCCGCGTGCTGGCCGCGACCATGCTCGGGCTGACCGAGGTGCCGGTGATCCGGCTCAGCCACCTCGACGAGGCCGAGCGCCGGGCCTACCGGATCGCCGACAACAAGCTGACGGAACTGGGCGAATGGGACGAGGCCATGCTCCGCGACGAGATCGCAGGGCTGCTGGCCGAGGTTTTCGACCTGACACTCCTTGGCATCAGCGACGATGACCTCGACGCGCTGCTGCGGGATCCGGAGGCGCTGGGCGGCGATGGTCCGGTCGAGGGCGAGGACGATGTTCCGGAAATGCCGGTCACGCCGGTGTCGCTGCCGGGCGATCTCTGGCAACTGGGCGCGCACCGGCTTATCTGCGGCGACAGCACTGCGGCCGATGTGGTCGGGCGGCTGCTGGGCGATGTGCGCCCCCAGCTGATGGTCACCGACCCGCCCTATGGCGTGGAGTACGATCCCTCCTGGCGCAACGCCGCGGGCGCAGCCAAGACCAAGCGCACCGGCAAGGTGCTGAACGACGACCGGGCAGACTGGCGCGAGGCATGGGCGCTGTTCCCCGGCGACGTCGCCTATGTCTGGCACGGCGCGCTGCATGCCGGGACGGTGGCAGACAGCCTGACGGCCGCGGGTTTCGCTATCCGGTCGCAGATCATCTGGGCGAAGGACCGGCTGGTCCTCAGCCGCGGCGACTATCACTGGCAGCACGAACCCTGCTGGTATGCTGTGCGCGCCAAGGGAAAGGGTCACTGGGCCGGGGACCGCAAGCAGACCACGCTGTGGCAGATCGCCAACCGGGATCAGGATGCCGACACGGTCCACGGCACCCAGAAGCCGGTCGAGTGCATGCGCCGTCCGATCCTTAACAACTCGAGCCCCGGCCAGGCGGTCTATGAGCCTTTCATGGGATCGGGCACAACACTGATCGCGGCCGAAACCACCGGGCGGGTGTGCTTCGGCGTGGAACTGAACCCGGCCTATGTCGATGTCGCCATCGAGCGCTGGCAATCCTTCACGGGTCACGAGGCGGTGCTGGCGGAGACCGGCGAGACTTACGCCGCCCTCAAGTCCAGGAGACTGGCGGCATGA